The following is a genomic window from Paracoccus alcaliphilus.
GCCTCTGCCCCGACCCCGATCCGTTCGGCCAGCGTGGTCAGATCGGGGGCCGTGAGCAGATAGCCCGCCTTCAGCATCGCCCGCAGACCGCGCCCCCCCGGCAGCACCATGCCCAGACCATAGCGGCGGATGAAGGCCGCGTCGCAGATCAGCCATGCCGGGATCGCCGGGCGTCCTTTGCGGATCTGGCCCATGCAGAAATCGTGATAGCTGTCGCTTTCATTCACGAAACGCTGCCCCGAGGCATCGACCGCCAGCAGCCCCGGCTTTGCCCGGTCCAGCAGGATATGCGGCCAGACCGCCAGTTGCCCATCCGCGCGGCGAAAGGTCGAGCAGGGCATCCACAGCGCCGGGCTGTCGCCGCCATCGGTCAGGCGCGCGCCGATCCGCATCGCCGCATCCGCGCCGTCGCCGGTATTGGTTTCGGGCGACAGCGACAACCCGCGCGTCGCTTCGGGGAACAGGCGGGTGCGGATCGCGTCGTTCCAGCCGATGCCGCCGGTGGCCAGCACCACCCCGCGACGGGCGCGGATCACCCGTCCGCCCTGCGGATCGCGCAGGCTGGTGCCGGTGACGCGGCCATCCTCGACCAGCAACTGGTCCAAGCTGGTGTCGAACAGCACCGGCACGTTCAGCCTGCGCAGGCTGAACAGCAGCCGCGCGACCAGCGCATTGCCCATCAGCAGCCGGGTGCCGCGCGGATGGCGCAGCCGATCCTTCAGATAGCGCAGCACGATGCCCGTGCCATTCCGAAAGTTCGCGACCGAGCCGAAGGGGTTCAGCAGCGCGTCGATCTCGGCCCGGCCGACCATCATGCCGCCCAGCCCCATGAATTCGCGGCGCGGTGGGCGCACCCGGGGGAAATCATCGCCCAGCAACCTGCCATCGAAGGGCAGGGGGCCAAGCGCCCGCCCGCCCCATGCGCTGCCCGGCCCGTCCAGATAGTCGGGATGGGCCGCCGAGGCGGCGAATTTCACCTCGCTGCGGTTTTGCAGGTCGTCGATGGCCGCGCGGCCCGAGGCAAGAAAGGCCTGCCGCAGATCCTCGCCGTCGCGGTCGCCGGTGACATGGCGCAGGAAGGCGGCGGCATCGCGGGCATCGTCCGGCGCGCCGATTTCGGCCCCCAGCGAATTGCCCGGCACCCAGGTCGTCCCGCCCGAGGTCGAGGTGGTCCCACCCGCCTGCCCGGTCTTTTCGCACAGAACGACGCGAAGCCCCTCGAGCGCGGCGATCAGTGCCGTGGTCATTCCCCCGGCACCCGCCCCGATGACCAGCAGATCGACATCTTCGGGCACAATTGTCTTGTTGGCCTGCGACATGCGCGGGTCATCCTTTCCTTGCAGATGGGGCGTGGATCAGTGCGACATCAGCACCGGCAGATGCGCCTGTTCCAGCAGCAGGTTGGTCACGCCGCCCAGAAGATCCTCGTGGAACTTGCTGTGTTCATAGGCGCCGATGACCAGCATTCCCGCGCCCAGTTCCTGCGAGGCGTCCAGAATCTGCCGGCCGATATTGCCGCGGCCTTCGGCCCGGATCTCTTGCCGCGCCTTGACGCCGTGATGTTTCAGCAGGTTCAGGATCTCGGCGCCCTTGCGCTCGGGCGGGGCCTTGCCGATGCTGAGCAGCAGCACCTCGTCGGCGGCGATCAGGAAGGGCAGGGCGTCAAGGATCGCCCGCGCCGCGTTGCGCTTGCCGTCCCAGCCGATCACCACGCGTTGCGGCAGCGGGCCTTCGGGATGGTTGGGCGGCGTCACCATCACCGGCCTGCCCGAACGCAGCGCAACCACGTCGGGCCGGGCCGAAAAATGCTCCAACCCGGTCTCGGACGAGCGGCGGCCCATCACCACCAGATCGAAGCCGCGCGCGGTTTCCGCCAGCGACAGGCTGCCATTGCCCGCGATTTCCAGAAATGCGGCGCGCGAGGGATCGCCGCGTTCGCGCAGGGCGGTCATGAACCTGTCGCGGATTTCGGACACCGTATCCGCATCGCGTTCGGCCAGCATGTCCTCGATGTCGCGCGGCAGCACGCCGCGCCAGTGGCGTTGCAGGGTGTTCAGCCCGTGCCATGCCAGCCCGGTGACATGCAGGTTCCACGCGCGTTGCAGGCCGACTGCCATCGCAAGGCTGGCCCGGCCATCGGCTTCGCCGGAATAAACCGCAAGAATCGATCGATAGGACATCTCACTCACTCCTCTCGGGATTGGTCAGGCGACCGGTCACAGCGTCCGGCTGCCCTGAGTATCATACGCGTGGTTTGCGCTGCGCGAAGCGCCGTTTCGCGCGGTGACAGCCGATTGGACAGATCCGCCACCTCGACCGAGATCGCGACGTCATCGGGGATGGCGCGGGCAAGGCCCGTAAGGTCGATGGCGCCGCAGCCCGGCATCAGCCGCCCGCCACGGGCAATGGCGATCAGCCCCTCATCGCTGGGATCATAGGGGTGGGGGCCGTCGCAGAACTGGACATAGTTGATCTGCGAGGCGGGGACCGCGCGGATCTCGTCAAGGGTGGTGGGCGCGCGGTCGTAATGCAGCGCGTCGATCAGGATCGCGGCATTGGGCCGGTCGGCGGTCTGGACGATGCGGCGCGCGCTCGCCAGATCGGGCACGGCGGTCCAGGGCATGAATTCCAGATCGCCGGTCAGCCCGAATTCGGCGGCAACGTCGCAGAAACGGCCATAGCTGTCGGTCAGGCGCGCCTCGTCGCGGTCGTCGCCCGCGACCAGAACATGACGCGCCTGCAACCGGGCGGCGCGTTCCAGAAAGGGCCGGAAGCCTTCGGGATCGAACCGCTCATTCAGGCGGGCGATCTCGACATCGGCGACGGTGATGCCGGTGTCGCGCAGCGCGGCGCGGGTTTCGCGCAGCATCCGGTCATCGGTCAGCAACGGATATGGCCCCTCGCCCGACAGCGCCGCGGGCAGCAGGCGCAGCCCGACCGAGGCGAAACCGGCCTCGGCCGCGGCCTCGATCATCTGCACGGGCGGGACGTTGGGCAATGTCAGAAAGGCCAGCGACAGAGGGTGCGGCATATCCGGTGGCTCCTTGCGTTGGGCGGCGGTCAGGTCAGGGGCGATCCCGCGACGGGCAGGGCGATGGTCGATTCCATATCCGATTTCAGCCAGTCCGGCCCCCCTTTCGGCGGCCAGATCCCGGCGGCGACCGAATCGGCGCGGGCCTTGCTGCGGGCGGCGATATCGGCATAGGGCCAGATATTGGTGAAACGCGGCCTGCCATCCAGCGCCCGCATCGCGATCAGGCATTTCGAATGCGCCTCGCGCCGGGGCAGGGCGGTTTCCCATTTCGCGGCGGTTTCGGGATAGCCGCCGCCGATGCGGAAGGGGTAAGTGCGGAACTCGTACACGCCGCCATATTGGCCGGGTTCGACCGGCGGCATGAAGGGGAACGGCTCATAGCTGTCCAGCGACAGATCGGCCAGCACGTCGCCGCAGTTGAAGGGGCTGGTGCTTTCATGGGTGCGTTTGCGTTCTGCCAGCAGGCTGCCCGCGTCGTCGAAACCGCGCAGCACCAGCATCCGGTTCAGCCGCCCGATATCGACCATCCACATGCCCAGCAACCGTCCCTGACCTTCGGCTGCAAAGGCGGGCACGCCCTCGACCGCACGCGGCGCGGTGCCCATGGGCAGAAACAGGGTGGCGAGTTCGTAATATGTCATGCTGTCATCTCCTGTTCAGCGTGTTGTCCGGTCAAGGCGGGCAGGCCGGCCAGATCGCGTCCGGCAAGAAAGCCGAAGCTCATCCCCGGACCCAGATTGATGCCGCCGGCGGGATAGGTGCCGCCCATCACGCTGGCCGCGTCGGTGCCCACCGCATAAAGCCCCGCGATGGGGGCTTCCGCCCCGTCCAGCACCCGTGCCCGCGCATCGACGGCAAGGCCTGCGAAGGTGCCCAGACTGCCCGGCACCACCTCGACCGCGTAAAAGGGGCCGTCTCCGATGGGTGCGACGCAGGGGTTCGGACCATGCCCGGCATCGCCGCCCGCGCGGTTATAGGGCGTCTCTCCGCGCCCGAAGGCCGGGTCGCGGCCATGCTGCGCATGTTCGTTATAGGCCGCGATCGTTGCCTCCAGCCCCACCGGGTCGATGCCGCAGGCGGTCGCCAGATCGCGCAATGTCCGCCCGCGCTTCAGATAGCCCGAGCGGATCGATGGCCACAGCGGCACCGGCGCCGGCTTTGCATGACCCAGCCCATAGCGGCGGACAAAGCGATGATCGGCAATCAGCCAGCAGACCGGGCGCTGCCCCTGCGGCGTCACCTGCAACAGCCGCCCGATGAACTGGTGATAGCCATCGGCCTCATTCGCAAAGCGGCGCCCATCGGCGGTGACGGCGATGATGCCGGGCTTGGCGCGCTCGATCAGATGCGGGAAATGCCCCGGCGGGCGGTTGCGACAGGGCACCAGCGACACCGGCGCCCAGCTTGCCGGATGCAGCAGCGCGGCGTCGATCCGGCCCCCGACGGATTCGCCAAGGGCCAGCCCGTCGCCGGTATTTTCGGGGGGCGCGGCGGTCCAGTGTTCCTGCCCGGTCGGCGCGTGGGGGAAGCTGGTCCTGCGCCGGGCCGGATCGGCGGGATAGCCGCCTGCCGCCAGCACCACCCCACGGCGCGCGTGGATCCGGCGCCCGTCCGGCAGCATGACGCCGCCGACCCTGCCGTCCTGACGCAGCAACCCCGATGCAGGGGTCGAGGTGCGGATCTCGACCCCCTGCGCAAAGGCGATCGCGGCCAGCCGCGCCACCAGCGCATTGCCGTTGACCAGATGCATGCCGCGCCCATGCCATGCGCTGTCCAGCAGATGGCGCAGAAAACGCCGCGAGACATGCCAGAATGACGCGACCGAGCGCGTGACTTGCAGGAAATGCCCCAGATCGGCGCCCGAGGCGATGCCCATGCCCATGAAGGTCGTTTCGCGTTTGGGACGGCGCAGGCGGTGCAGATCGCGACCCAGACGGCGTCCGTCGAAAGGTGCCACCGTCACCGAACGCCCGCCCGTGCCCGCGCCGGGCAGATCGCCCAGCATGTCGGGCACCGCATTGCCGTCGCGCCACTCCATCCCCAGATCGCGCAGGAACCCGACCATGAGCGGCCCGGCCTGAAGAAACGCCTCGATCCGGTCGCTGTCATGGTTGTTGCCCAGCACGGCACGCAGATAGGTGCGGATCAGGTCGGGGGGTTCCTCGATCCCGGCCTCGCGCGCCAGCGGATTGCGGGGAATCCACAGCCAGCCGCCCGACCATGCGCTGGTGCCGCCGAAACGCGGATGCTTTTCCAGCACCGTGACCGACAGACCGTGATGCGCCGCCGTGATCGCCGCCGCCAGCCCGGCCGCGCCCGAGCCCACGACGACCACATCGACCGTTTCATCCATCTGTGCCGCGACATTCATTGCGGGAACCTTTCAGGGCCCGGGCGCGGCCGGGCGGTTGCGTGATTACGGTTTGGGGATGCCGAATTCCTCGGGCGATTTCTGCGCCACGCCCGCGTCGAACAGCAGCCAGCTGGACACCGATTGCCAGTTGTGCAGGAACGCCTCGGCCTCGTCGCCCGAGATGTTCATCATCAGATTGCCGCGATTTTCCATCAGCCGGCGGAAGTCCTGACTGTCGGTGGCGGCGGCAAAGGCCTCGACCAGCTTGTCCCGGGCCTCTTCGGGGGCGTCGCGGGCGACAAAGACGCCATAGAACGGCCCCCAGGGCAGGAACCGTTCCAGTTCCGGCAGCGTGTCGGTGATCGGCGGCACATCGGACAGTTGCGCGATCGCATCGCTTTCGACCACCGCCAGCGCGCGGGCGCGGCCCGCCTCGAGCATCGGTTTCGCGACCGAAAGGCTGGTCGGGATGAAATCGACCGCGCCGCCCAGCATGGCGGTAAAGCCCGGCCCCTCGCCATCGAAGGGAACGGCGGTCACATCGAATTCCGCCGCCGAAGAGATCATGGTTTCAACGACATGCGACAGGCTGCCGGGCCCCATGGTGCCCATGCGCAGCTTGCCCGGCTGGGCCTGCACCGCGTCCAGCAGATCCTGAAGGCTTTGATAGGGCGCATCCATCGGCACCGCGATCACGACCACGCCGCGCGCCGGAAGGTTGACCGGATAGAAATCGCTGTAATCCGCGTCGGCCAGCCCCAGAACCTTGTAAATCTGCGGGTTTTCCGCCCCGAACAGCAGGGTATAACCGTCCGGCCGCTGTGCCTGCGCATAGCGCATCCCGATCACGCCCGAGCCGCCGCTGCGGTTGTTCATCACGACGCTGCGGCCCAGAACCTCGTCCGCGACGGGTTTCAGCGCGCGGCTGACTGTATCGGTCGCGCCGCCGACACCCCATTGAATGATGCCGTTGATATCGCGGTCGGGATAATCCTGAGAAAGTGCCGGAACCGTGGTCAGCGCCAGCACCGCCGCGCCATGTATGAACTTCCGTATCATCTTGCCTTCTCCTCCTGTTGAAACCAGTCCGTGGTTGCGCGCCCTCCTGCGCGCGGTCGGTCAATCGGCGAAAAACGCCACCATCCGTTCGGCGACACCGTTGAACATGCCAAGCCCGGTCATCGTCCCGCATCCCGCCGCGCGTGCCTGCGCGATCAGCGGCGTCACCTCGGGGCGGGTGACGCAATCGGCGACGAATTGCTTCGGGTGCAGCCCTGCCGGATCGGCGGGCAGGGGATCGGTGGGGTTCATGCCCATCGGCGTGGCATTGGCGATGATGTCGAAGCCATCGGGCCGGGCGCTGCCAAGGCTCACGCGACCGGGGAAACGCGCCGTCAGCCGCGCGATCAGGTCGTCCCGGCGCGTCTGATCGGCATCGTGGACCGCCAGCGAGGCCGCGCCCTGATCCAGAAATTCATAAGCGATGGCCGAGCCTGCGCCGCCCGCACCGATCAGCAGGACCGTCCTGCCCTCGATCTGCCCGCCCTGCGCGCGGATGCCCGCGACATAGCCCTGACCGTCGCAATGATCGCCCAGCCATGCGCCGTCAGCCTCGCGCCGCAGGATATTGGCTGCGCCGATGAAGGCGGCCCGGTCCGACAGGCGGTCGCAAATCCCGGCCGCCGCGAATTTATGGGGGACGGTGATGACCAGCCCATCGACATTGCCGATCCGTTTCAGCCCCTCGACCACGGCAGCGAAATCCGCGGGACGCACATGCAGCGGCGGCACGATGGCGTTCACGCCGCGCCCGGCCAGGCTTTGGCTGAGAAGGGCAGGCGATTTCACCTGCGCGATGGGGTCGCCAAGGATCGGAATAAGCCGCGTCTCTCCGTCAAGCTGCATGGGCGTCTTCTCCTTTGCTGATGCGATGAATTGCGATAAATGTGATGTAAGTCAATAGTTGAATGGTATTCCGATTTATGATGCTGGTGAGATGAGCGGTGCGTTCTTGCCGCAAGTTACTGATTAAAATGCATTTGCAGCGACCTTGTTCTTTGGCAAAAAATGGAATATCAATCCACTTTGGAACAGAATGACCTGAAGTATGGGGTAAACCGGATGAGTTCTTCGCTGGAACGCGGGCTGACGATTCTGGATCTTCTGTCCAGACAGCCCGAGGGAATGGCGGTCGGGCAGGTCGCGTCAGAGCTTGATCTGCCGCCAAGCGGTGTGCATCGGATGCTGAAGCAACTGGTCGATTACGGCTATGTGCATCAGGACGGGACCAAGGGCGCCTATATGCTGGGCATGAAACTGCCGGCGCTGGGGCTGTCCTTTCTGGCGCAAAGCGGCATTACCGATGTCGCGCAGCCGATTCTTGACCGGCTGGCCGCGCAAAGCCGCCAGCTTGTGCGGCTCAGCGTGATCGACGGCGGCAATCTGGTCTGGGTCGCGGTGGCGCAGGGGGCGACGACCGGGCTGCGTTACGACCCCGGACGGGAACAGGGGGCGACGGCGCATCTGGCCAGTTCGGCCAGCGGACTGGCATGGCTGTCCACGATGAGCGACGAGGACGCGCTGATGAAGGTCGCGCAGCAGGGCTTTGTGCAGGACTGTTCCGGGCCGGGCGCGCCGGGTTCGGCGGCAGACCTGATCCGGCGGCTGGAGGAGACACGCGGCAAGGGCTATGCGATCAGCATCGACAGCTTCATTCCCGGCATGGCGGCGATTGCCGCGCCGATCCGGTCGGCGGATTCGGTCGCCATCGGCTCGATCTCGGTGGCGGGGCCGTCGATTCTGCTGGATGTGGCGCAGATGGAGGCGCTGGCCCCCGCGCTTCTGGATGCGGCGCGGGAAATGGCCCATGCCGCCGGTGCATCGGTCTATTTCAGGCGGCAGCTTCGCGGTTAACGATGCGCCTGCGCTGTCGCGTGGGAAGGCGACCGATGCCTGCGCCAGACCTCGATCATCCAGCCCAGCATGATGGCGTTGAGGATATGCCACATGAAATGCGTCCCAAGCGGCATGGCCTTGCACAGCGACTGGTCAAGCGTGCGGAAGGTCAGCGATACGATCAGGATGCCCGCGCCAATGGCCAGCCCGCACGCCGTATCCGGCAGGCGTTTGCGCAGCAGCACCGCATAGATCAGGATCAACAGCGGCACCGGCGCATAGCTGGCAGAAGAGCCAAGCCCCGGCACCATCGAAAAGACCGGCACCGTCGCGGCGGCATAGGGGATGAAGCCCGCCGTGACCAGCGCCGCCACCCACGGCCGCGCGCCGAAATAGTCGCGGGTCGCGGCAAAGACATAGAGCAGGATGAAGCCCAGGATCGGCAGCACATCCATCAGCCCGGTCAGCCGGTTCGCATGGGTGTGGAACAGCCACGACCCGATGCCGATGACGAACAGCACCGCCGCCAGCGCCCGGCCCATGGCCATGCCCGGCCCCCTCAGCCGCGCCCAGACGATGATGGCGGCGATCAGAAAAGCAAGGTTCGTCAGCGCATTGACCGGCTCGGACCAGTATTCCGGGCCGGTGCGCTCGCAATAGGCATCAACCGGGGCAAGCCAATCCATCGAAACATTCCCGTCGCCGTTCTTTCCGCCCCGACAATCGCCGGACGGGCGGGATTTGCCAACCGGGTTACGCTGAAATCGTCGGGGGCAGGCGGGCAGATGCGCCGCTTTGTGCCATTGGCTTCGGCGGGGCTTGCGCCTTTTGGCGCCTTGCGTCACGGTTCATGTCAGAAACCCCGGACCAACGGGGCAGACCATTCATCAGGGAAACCACCATGCGACATCTTCTGACCCCGCGCGCCATCCTTCTGGCCTCGGCGCTGGCCATCGCGCCCGCAGCCTATGCGGATACGCCCGCCGACACGCTGGTCGTGGCGCATACCATCGACGACATCATCAGCCTCGATCCCGCGCAAAGCTTCGAGTTCTCGGGCAATGACGTGAACCAGAACACCTATGACCGACTGGTCGATTTCGATCCGCTGGACCCTGATGCCGGTTTCAAACCCAGCCTTGCCGAAAGCTGGGAAGTGGCCGAGGACGGCATGTCCATCACCCTGAAGATGCGCGAGGGGGTCACGTTCCATTCCGGCAACCCGGTCCGGGCCGAGGATGCCGCATGGTCGCTGCAACGCGCGGTCAAGCTGAACCTGACCCCCGCCTTCATCCTGACCCAGTTCGGCTTTACCCCCGAGAATGTCGAGGAAAAGATCACCTTCGACGACACCACCCTGACGCTGCATATGGATCAGCCCTATGCGCCCAGCTTCGTGCTGAACTGCCTGACCGCCAATATCGCCAGCATCGTGGACAAGGAAACCGTCCTGCCGCATGTCGACGGCGAGGATCTGGGCAATGCCTGGCTGTCGACCAATGCCGCGGGTTCGGGCGCCTATACGCTGGCCGCGTGGCGCGCGAACGAGGCCGTGCAGTTCACCGCCTATGACGACTACTGGCAGGGCGCGCCAGAGATGAAGCGCGTGATCGTGCGCAACGTCGCCGAATCCAGCGCGCAAAGGCTGCTGCTGGAACAGGGCGACATCGACGTGGCGCGGAACCTGTCGCCGACCGATGTGGATTCGCTGCGCAATGTCGAGGGGGTCACGATTCAGGACGAGCCGCGCGGGCGTATCCTCTATATGGGCCTGAACCAGAATGACGAGGTGCTGTCGAACCCCGCCGTCATCGAGGCGATGAAGCATCTGGTCGATTACGAGGGGATCGCCGACAGCTTCCTCAAGGGGATGTTCGCGCCGCATCAGACCTTCCTGCCCATGGGTTATCTGGGCGTGCTGGAGGATCAGCCCTGGACCTATGATGTCGAAAAGGCCAAGGCGCTGATCGAGGAAGCCGGGCTGGCCGGCAGCACCGTCACCACCAAGGTCCGCGACCTGCGCGAATATACCGACGTGGCGCAGGCGCTTCAGGCCAGCATGGCCGAGGCCGGGCTGACGCTGAATATCGAACAGATGACCGGCGCGCAGGTGCTGGATGCCTATCGCGCGCGGTCGGTGCCGATCTTCATCGGCGAATGGGGCCCGGATTATTCCGACCCGAACACCAATGCCGCGACCTTCGCCTTCAACCCCGACAACAGCGCCGAGGCGGCGGCGACCGGCCTGCTGGCATGGCGCAACGCCTATGCCGTGCCCGACGAGATGAACGAGGCGACGCAGGCGGCTACGCTGGAACAGGATGCCGACACCCGCGCCCAGATGTATATCGACATCCAGAAGCAATATCAGGCCGAGGCGCCGATCGTGCCGATGTTCCAGCGCATCGAACCCACCGGTCTGCGCGAGAATGTGCAGAACTGGTTCTCGGGCCGGGCGGTGACGTCGGTCATGTATCGTCAGGTGACGAAGGGCGAATAAGCCTTGGCCGTCACCGATACCAATCCTGGGCTGGGGCCGGGCGCCGCCCCGCCGGGCCGCCCCGGACGGGGCGCCGCCCGTCGCCGCCGCGCCCGCAGCATCGGCGGCACGCTTCTGTCGCTGGCGCTGACGCTGCTGGGGCTGTTGCTGGTCACCTTCATCATCGGCCGCGTCATGCCCATCGACCCGGTGCTGAAGGTGGTGGGCGACCGCGCCTCGCAGGCGCAATACGAGGCCGCATATCGCGCGATGGGACTGGACCAGCCGCTTTACATCCAGTTCTGGCGCTATATCGGCGATGTGCTGACCGGCGATTTCGGCCGTTCGATCTCGACCGGGCAGCTGGTGGTCAACGACATCAAGCGCGTCTTTCCCGCCACGTTCGAACTGGCGACGCTTGGCACCCTGATCGGTGTCTTTGTCGGCGTACCGCTGGGGGTGATCGCGGCGGCGCGACGCGGCGGCATCATCGACCAGATCGCGCGGGTGGTGGCGCTGGTGGGTTATTCCATGCCGATCTTCTGGCTGGGGCTGATGGGCCTGCTGGTGTTTTACGGCATCCTCGGCTGGGTCGGAGGGCCGGGGCGGCAGGGCATCATCTATGACGGCATGGTGCCGGTCGTCACCGGGCTGATCCTTGTCGATTCGCTGATCGCGGGCGATTGGGGTGCGTTCAAGGATGCCTTCA
Proteins encoded in this region:
- a CDS encoding ABC transporter permease; protein product: MGGTLLSLALTLLGLLLVTFIIGRVMPIDPVLKVVGDRASQAQYEAAYRAMGLDQPLYIQFWRYIGDVLTGDFGRSISTGQLVVNDIKRVFPATFELATLGTLIGVFVGVPLGVIAAARRGGIIDQIARVVALVGYSMPIFWLGLMGLLVFYGILGWVGGPGRQGIIYDGMVPVVTGLILVDSLIAGDWGAFKDAFSHIILPASLLGYYSLAYISRMTRSFMLEQLSSEYITTARVKGLSERAVIWRHAFRNIQIPLVTVIALSFGSLLEGSVLTEIIFSWPGLGQYITNALLSGDMNAVLGGTVVVGICFVLLNLFSDLLYRVLDPRSK